The following proteins are co-located in the uncultured Draconibacterium sp. genome:
- the coaBC gene encoding bifunctional phosphopantothenoylcysteine decarboxylase/phosphopantothenate--cysteine ligase CoaBC, whose protein sequence is MRLEGKNIILGITGSIAAYKAAMLLRLLIKEGAEVQVVITPAGKEFITPVTLSALSNKPVVSEFFGANDGSWNSHVDLGLWADIMLIAPATATTIGKMANGIADNMLVTTYLSAKCPVLVAPAMDLDMFAHPSTQRNISILKEYGNSIVEPGEGELASGLSGKGRMEEPEKILEIVVEQLSRKKKLLNKTVLVTAGPTYEKIDPVRFIGNHSSGKMGYAIAEELAKQGAQVTLVSGPVSVSTNNRNINVVKVVSAQEMYAASISAFKNCDAAVMCAAVADFTPVKTEDQKTKRGKENWNIELEPTKDIAAELGRVKTKKQVLVGFALETNDEVANAQKKLLKKNLDFIVLNSLNDKGAGFGVDTNKITIVDRNNNQKVFELKSKVEVAKDIVEKIVEVGLE, encoded by the coding sequence ATGAGGCTTGAGGGGAAAAATATTATACTTGGAATAACGGGAAGTATTGCAGCTTATAAAGCAGCAATGCTTCTTCGGCTTTTAATAAAGGAAGGTGCCGAGGTTCAGGTGGTAATTACACCGGCCGGAAAAGAGTTTATAACTCCGGTTACCTTGTCTGCACTTTCGAACAAACCCGTTGTTAGCGAGTTTTTTGGAGCCAACGATGGCTCATGGAACAGCCATGTTGATTTGGGATTGTGGGCCGATATTATGCTAATTGCACCCGCAACAGCAACCACAATTGGTAAAATGGCCAATGGCATTGCCGACAATATGCTGGTAACAACTTATCTTTCGGCAAAATGTCCGGTTTTGGTAGCACCTGCAATGGACCTCGATATGTTTGCCCACCCATCTACTCAACGTAATATTTCGATACTAAAGGAGTATGGAAATAGTATTGTTGAACCCGGAGAAGGTGAGCTGGCCAGTGGACTTTCCGGAAAAGGCCGGATGGAAGAACCCGAAAAAATACTTGAAATTGTAGTAGAACAACTTTCAAGAAAAAAAAAACTTCTGAATAAAACGGTTCTTGTAACTGCCGGCCCCACTTACGAAAAAATTGATCCTGTACGTTTTATTGGTAACCACTCATCGGGGAAAATGGGATATGCCATTGCCGAAGAATTAGCAAAACAGGGAGCACAGGTTACTTTGGTGTCAGGACCGGTATCGGTATCCACCAATAATCGAAATATAAATGTGGTGAAAGTTGTGTCGGCACAGGAAATGTATGCTGCTTCAATTTCGGCGTTTAAAAATTGTGATGCTGCAGTGATGTGCGCTGCCGTTGCCGATTTTACACCTGTAAAAACGGAAGACCAAAAAACAAAACGCGGAAAAGAAAACTGGAACATTGAACTGGAACCCACAAAAGACATTGCTGCTGAATTGGGGCGGGTAAAAACTAAAAAACAAGTTTTGGTTGGTTTTGCCCTGGAAACAAACGACGAAGTAGCCAATGCACAAAAAAAACTGCTTAAAAAGAACCTCGACTTTATCGTATTAAATTCGTTAAACGACAAAGGTGCTGGTTTTGGTGTTGATACGAATAAAATAACTATTGTCGACAGAAACAATAATCAGAAGGTTTTTGAGTTAAAAAGTAAGGTGGAAGTCGCCAAAGATATAGTTGAAAAGATAGTTGAAGTTGGTTTGGAATGA
- a CDS encoding DNA-directed RNA polymerase subunit omega, whose translation MDYKKTKAAPSTISRDLEVLTQETGNIYETVMLLAKRANQISSELKEELNQKLQEFASYTDNLEEIFENREQIEISKFYERLPKPTLIAFEELKEGEIYHRNPARENKQRI comes from the coding sequence ATGGATTACAAGAAAACAAAAGCAGCTCCGTCGACTATTTCTCGCGACTTGGAAGTGTTGACTCAGGAAACCGGGAATATTTATGAAACTGTTATGCTTTTAGCAAAAAGAGCAAATCAGATTTCGTCGGAACTGAAAGAAGAGCTTAATCAGAAATTACAAGAGTTTGCTTCGTACACCGACAACCTTGAAGAAATTTTTGAAAACAGAGAGCAAATTGAAATCTCTAAATTCTACGAGCGCCTGCCAAAACCAACTTTAATTGCGTTTGAAGAATTAAAAGAAGGTGAAATTTATCACCGTAACCCTGCGCGCGAAAACAAACAACGCATCTAA
- the bamD gene encoding outer membrane protein assembly factor BamD: protein MRFLGIGFVLILLVLSSCGDYNKIVKSTDYEFKYKKAVEYYEDGEYVRSGTLFKELVNIYRGTTRADKIYYYYAKSMIGQKDYLMAGHYFRSLVKEFPRSEYTEEAQFMIGYCSYLLSPKPRLDQQVTQEAIDAMQLYINLYPYSERVDEANRLIDEMEDKLVFKSYLSAKLYYDFENFKAAVVALTNSLEKYPDSKYREDLKYMLLKSKYLLATRSIFQKQEGRYSSALDEYFSFIDEFPDSKYKKEIEKYYEKASEILHYQAEQEQQEETNIN from the coding sequence ATGAGATTTTTGGGGATTGGATTTGTTTTGATTTTACTTGTGTTGAGCTCTTGTGGAGACTACAACAAAATTGTAAAAAGTACCGATTACGAATTCAAATACAAGAAAGCTGTTGAGTATTACGAAGATGGAGAATACGTTCGTTCGGGAACGCTCTTTAAAGAGTTGGTAAATATATATAGAGGTACTACACGTGCCGACAAAATATATTACTACTATGCAAAAAGTATGATCGGTCAGAAAGATTATTTAATGGCAGGTCATTATTTCCGTTCACTGGTAAAAGAATTTCCACGAAGCGAATATACCGAAGAAGCACAGTTTATGATTGGGTACTGTTCGTACTTGTTATCGCCAAAACCTCGTCTCGACCAACAGGTAACTCAGGAAGCCATTGATGCAATGCAATTGTACATTAACCTGTATCCTTATAGCGAAAGAGTTGACGAGGCCAATCGTTTAATCGATGAAATGGAAGATAAGTTGGTGTTTAAATCGTATTTAAGTGCTAAATTGTATTACGATTTCGAAAATTTTAAAGCGGCGGTAGTTGCTTTAACCAATAGTTTGGAAAAATATCCTGACAGTAAATATCGGGAAGATTTAAAATATATGTTGTTAAAATCGAAATACCTGTTGGCAACGCGAAGCATTTTTCAAAAACAGGAAGGCAGGTATTCGAGTGCACTTGACGAGTATTTTTCTTTTATAGATGAATTCCCGGATAGTAAATACAAAAAAGAGATAGAAAAGTATTACGAAAAAGCCTCAGAAATTTTGCATTATCAAGCAGAACAAGAGCAACAAGAAGAAACAAATATAAATTAG
- a CDS encoding aminotransferase class I/II-fold pyridoxal phosphate-dependent enzyme, with the protein MDIFAKFRENKGDIGKWMDQIHGYFAFPKLEGEISARMNFRGKEVLTWSLNNYLGLGNHPEVRKADAEAAEQYGMAYPMGARMMSGQTVKHEQLERELAAFEKKEDAFLLNYGYQGMVSIIDAIASRRDVIVYDSEAHACIMDGVFLHKAKGGKSFVYSHNDMDKCRKMLGFATKRAAETGGGILVITEGVFGMTGQVGKLDEIVALKKDFDFRLLVDDAHGFGTFGPTGAGAAEHFGVQEQVDLYFGTFAKAMAGIGGFVACDRDICYYLRYNMRSQTFAKSLPMAMTIGALKRLDMIRTQPELRERLWTIVNALQKGLKEAGFDLGKTNTQVTPVYMKGGEAEATQMVYDLRENYGIFCSMVVYPVIPKGEILLRLIPTAMHELSDVEYTLKAFKEVKVKLEAGKYKSETLAKVDVDK; encoded by the coding sequence GTGGATATATTTGCAAAATTCAGAGAAAACAAGGGCGATATCGGAAAATGGATGGATCAGATTCATGGTTATTTTGCATTTCCAAAACTGGAAGGCGAAATTTCAGCTCGCATGAATTTCCGTGGCAAAGAAGTATTAACCTGGAGTTTAAACAACTATTTGGGTTTGGGTAACCATCCTGAAGTTAGAAAAGCAGATGCTGAAGCAGCTGAACAATACGGTATGGCTTATCCAATGGGAGCCCGTATGATGTCGGGGCAAACAGTTAAGCACGAGCAATTGGAACGCGAACTGGCCGCCTTCGAGAAGAAAGAAGATGCTTTCTTGTTGAATTACGGTTACCAGGGTATGGTTTCAATTATTGATGCTATTGCAAGCCGCCGCGATGTGATTGTATACGATTCGGAAGCTCACGCTTGTATTATGGATGGAGTTTTCCTTCATAAAGCAAAAGGGGGAAAAAGTTTTGTTTATTCACACAACGACATGGACAAATGTCGCAAAATGTTAGGTTTTGCAACAAAACGTGCTGCCGAAACCGGTGGTGGTATCCTTGTTATTACAGAAGGTGTTTTCGGAATGACTGGCCAGGTTGGTAAACTTGACGAAATTGTTGCTCTGAAAAAAGATTTTGATTTCCGTTTGTTGGTTGACGATGCACATGGTTTTGGAACATTCGGTCCAACTGGTGCAGGTGCTGCCGAACATTTTGGAGTACAAGAGCAAGTTGATTTGTACTTTGGTACATTTGCAAAGGCGATGGCCGGAATTGGAGGTTTTGTTGCCTGCGACCGCGACATTTGCTACTACCTGCGTTACAACATGCGTTCTCAAACATTTGCTAAGTCGTTACCAATGGCAATGACAATTGGTGCTTTAAAACGTTTAGACATGATTCGCACACAACCGGAATTGCGCGAAAGATTGTGGACAATTGTTAATGCACTGCAAAAAGGATTAAAAGAAGCAGGTTTCGATCTTGGAAAAACAAATACACAGGTAACTCCGGTTTACATGAAAGGTGGAGAAGCAGAAGCTACTCAAATGGTTTATGACCTTCGCGAAAATTATGGTATTTTCTGTTCGATGGTTGTTTACCCTGTTATTCCAAAAGGTGAAATTCTTTTACGTTTAATTCCAACTGCAATGCACGAATTATCGGATGTTGAATACACATTAAAAGCATTCAAAGAAGTAAAAGTAAAACTGGAAGCCGGTAAATACAAAAGTGAAACACTTGCCAAAGTTGATGTTGATAAATAA
- a CDS encoding IS3 family transposase produces MLTRTVDFSRQEGKETIVSACDLFGVSRQVYYRSIQSVKRKQATAIQVVAMVHEIRNEMPRLGTRKLYYLLRDRLNEIGIGRDRLFSILRANHLLIKPARSYRKTTDSHHRFHKHKNLIAELVPSKPEQVWVADITYIGNRENQQYLALVTDAYSKKIVGHDVSVSLSADGAIRALKKGLKGRTYKTNTLIHHSDRGLQYCCDDYQKVLAERKVKCSMTESYDPYANAVAERINGILKQEFMLEDYRVKLPVMKELVKNSIEIYNTKRPHWSCEMLTPEQMHKQDTVKIKSYKKTTRFKASFETGCESINLV; encoded by the coding sequence ATGCTCACCCGAACAGTCGACTTCAGCCGACAAGAAGGAAAAGAAACAATAGTTTCTGCCTGTGACTTGTTCGGGGTTAGCAGACAGGTTTATTATCGCAGTATTCAATCGGTAAAGCGCAAGCAGGCAACAGCCATACAAGTTGTTGCCATGGTACATGAAATAAGGAATGAGATGCCACGCCTTGGCACACGCAAGCTTTACTATTTATTGCGGGATCGGCTAAATGAAATTGGAATAGGCAGAGATAGGTTGTTTTCGATTCTCAGAGCAAATCACCTGCTGATAAAACCAGCAAGAAGTTATCGGAAAACGACAGATTCACACCACCGCTTTCATAAACACAAAAATCTGATAGCAGAACTTGTTCCGTCAAAGCCGGAACAGGTTTGGGTAGCTGATATTACTTATATTGGAAACCGAGAGAATCAACAATACCTGGCCCTGGTAACCGATGCCTATTCGAAAAAAATAGTCGGACATGATGTATCTGTTTCTCTTAGCGCCGATGGAGCAATACGTGCACTAAAAAAAGGTCTAAAAGGCCGGACTTACAAGACAAACACTTTGATACATCACTCAGATCGGGGGCTTCAGTATTGTTGCGATGACTACCAGAAAGTTCTTGCAGAACGAAAGGTAAAATGTAGTATGACAGAATCTTACGATCCGTACGCAAATGCCGTTGCAGAACGTATTAATGGGATATTGAAACAGGAATTTATGCTTGAAGACTATCGGGTGAAACTACCGGTAATGAAAGAATTAGTAAAAAACAGTATTGAAATTTATAATACCAAACGACCTCACTGGTCTTGCGAAATGCTTACACCAGAGCAAATGCACAAACAAGATACCGTTAAAATAAAAAGCTATAAAAAAACAACCCGTTTCAAAGCTAGCTTTGAAACGGGTTGTGAATCTATTAACTTAGTCTAA
- a CDS encoding Gfo/Idh/MocA family oxidoreductase: MKSTIDRRTFIGGVSTAAVGLTIVPSSVLGGKNIAPSDKINMAYIGCGTQGLRELPDLIKNPGVQIVAVCDPQREAVGYYDWSPKGLLNSLQNCIDDKNWNPGGDGKIPGGLNNGKDIVESYYSRVAKNGNYKGCAAYTDFREMFETNKNIDAVKIMATDHLHGVMATAAIKRGIHLTMHKPIANRLEEGFKVIEMAKKSDVTSHLIPWESNGSMEQVLAWIKGGVIGELKEVHNWSNRPVWPQYAEMPAEQPKLPNGFDWDLWLGPEAARPYHPNYTNMVFRGWYDFGGGAMADMGHYSLWTVFRGLELENPYFIEPQRSHVCGLTDKATAYRLNNDYAFPYASSCRFKYPKNSWRPAVDLIWYDGGIRPAVPEALIQQDHELPQEGLMFVGSKGIIMSPFMLKDPYVVSGDLKLAEELNKNVSYERESGVQRFVDAVKAGKQTAGSFREAWPITEAVNLYSAALRSNKNLKYDSVKRQVTNTSEVNKYLTREYRAGWGLDEV; this comes from the coding sequence ATGAAATCAACAATTGATCGTAGAACATTTATTGGTGGTGTTTCAACTGCTGCAGTTGGATTAACCATTGTACCTTCTTCAGTGCTTGGTGGTAAAAATATTGCCCCAAGTGATAAAATCAATATGGCGTACATTGGATGTGGGACTCAAGGATTGCGCGAATTGCCCGATCTGATTAAAAATCCCGGAGTTCAGATTGTAGCCGTTTGTGATCCGCAAAGGGAAGCAGTTGGATATTATGACTGGAGCCCGAAAGGACTATTAAACTCCTTACAAAATTGTATTGATGATAAAAATTGGAATCCGGGAGGTGATGGCAAAATTCCAGGGGGACTGAATAACGGGAAAGATATTGTTGAATCTTATTATTCAAGAGTAGCAAAAAACGGTAATTATAAAGGTTGTGCTGCCTATACCGATTTTCGCGAAATGTTTGAAACAAACAAAAATATTGATGCAGTAAAAATTATGGCTACCGACCATTTGCATGGTGTAATGGCTACAGCTGCCATAAAAAGAGGAATACATCTTACCATGCACAAGCCAATTGCCAATCGTTTGGAGGAAGGTTTTAAGGTGATTGAAATGGCAAAAAAATCGGATGTAACAAGCCATTTAATTCCTTGGGAAAGCAATGGATCGATGGAGCAGGTTTTGGCGTGGATTAAAGGTGGCGTAATTGGTGAGTTGAAGGAAGTACACAACTGGTCGAACCGGCCGGTTTGGCCACAATATGCAGAGATGCCTGCAGAGCAACCAAAATTGCCAAATGGTTTCGATTGGGATTTATGGCTGGGACCTGAGGCTGCGCGTCCTTATCATCCCAATTACACCAATATGGTATTTCGAGGTTGGTACGACTTTGGAGGAGGTGCAATGGCCGACATGGGACACTACAGCTTGTGGACCGTGTTTAGAGGTCTGGAATTGGAAAATCCTTACTTTATTGAACCTCAGCGAAGCCATGTTTGTGGTTTAACCGATAAAGCAACTGCTTACCGGTTAAATAACGATTATGCATTTCCATATGCCAGTTCGTGCAGGTTTAAGTATCCAAAAAACAGCTGGCGTCCGGCAGTTGATTTAATCTGGTACGATGGTGGAATACGACCAGCTGTTCCTGAAGCACTTATTCAGCAAGATCATGAATTACCGCAGGAAGGATTGATGTTTGTTGGAAGCAAGGGAATAATTATGTCGCCGTTTATGCTGAAAGATCCTTATGTTGTTTCAGGAGATTTAAAGTTAGCCGAAGAACTAAACAAAAATGTTTCTTATGAACGAGAATCTGGTGTGCAACGTTTTGTTGATGCCGTAAAAGCCGGTAAGCAAACAGCAGGTAGTTTCAGAGAAGCGTGGCCAATTACTGAAGCTGTAAATTTGTACTCTGCAGCACTCCGGTCGAATAAAAATTTGAAATACGATTCGGTAAAACGGCAGGTTACAAATACTTCGGAAGTAAACAAATACCTGACACGCGAATACAGGGCTGGTTGGGGATTGGATGAAGTTTAA
- a CDS encoding DUF1080 domain-containing protein, whose amino-acid sequence MKFSVFIPIVFVFIAACTTKVPTTQHLFNGHDLEGWYADVPAADENPDTTKSFIIRDSLLVSLGDPRGHLISDSVFQNYRLEVEYRFAGTPGNCGVLVHATTPRALYEMFPKSMEVQMQHTDAGDFWCIVEDIEVPNMLERRGPKEEWGITEGKKRRILNLTDDSEKPLGEWNNMVVECVADTIKVWVNNDLVNYGYNCSATKGRIAIQAEGSEVEFRKIDLTPISQSTPVQ is encoded by the coding sequence ATGAAATTTTCTGTATTCATTCCAATTGTTTTTGTATTTATTGCAGCCTGTACCACGAAAGTACCCACTACACAGCATCTGTTTAATGGGCACGATTTGGAAGGCTGGTATGCCGATGTTCCCGCAGCCGATGAAAATCCGGATACAACAAAATCATTTATAATTCGCGATTCGCTGCTTGTAAGTTTGGGCGATCCGCGCGGGCACTTAATAAGCGATTCCGTTTTTCAGAATTACCGACTTGAAGTAGAATACCGATTTGCCGGAACGCCCGGAAATTGTGGTGTTCTTGTTCATGCCACCACTCCAAGAGCATTATACGAAATGTTCCCGAAATCGATGGAGGTTCAAATGCAGCATACCGACGCCGGTGACTTTTGGTGCATTGTTGAAGACATTGAAGTGCCAAACATGTTAGAAAGACGTGGCCCAAAAGAGGAGTGGGGAATTACAGAAGGGAAAAAACGCAGGATTTTAAATTTGACCGATGATTCGGAAAAACCACTTGGAGAATGGAATAATATGGTGGTGGAGTGTGTTGCCGATACCATAAAAGTGTGGGTAAACAACGACCTGGTAAATTACGGGTACAATTGTAGTGCAACAAAAGGCCGGATTGCCATTCAGGCAGAGGGTTCAGAAGTTGAATTTCGAAAAATAGATCTGACTCCAATTTCTCAATCTACGCCGGTTCAATAA
- a CDS encoding ATP-binding protein produces MGKTKLFNFLNNIYRSKLASDLNSAPRVDTLFSATFLDNSELSVFIKNYSLSQSEIVILLTALVPHVLPDFFNALIAEFLPNGGEFPEFGGVKGKNHRGILPTGETILYVLGGKDIEKRMQVTSFFDESHLFARKNVLFIEQVPAGEPKMSGRLIMDEEFVDLFLSEKISRPKLSSDFPAQLIKTDLEWKDLVLAENTLESIREIETWLNYNEQLLENWELRGKIKPGYRILFYGPPGTGKTMTACLLGKYTKRDVFRVDLSMVVSKYIGETEKNLSKLFDKAAHKNWILFFDEADSIFGKRTNVRDAHDKYANQEVSYLLQRIEAHEGLVILASNMKTNIDSSFTRRFNSFVEFEAPDVKERVKLWENYIPESIQKNSEIDFNKIGKNYELSGANIVNAIQFAGLQTLQKNNSVLTEEDLLRGIKKEYKKEGKMLRKN; encoded by the coding sequence ATGGGGAAAACCAAATTATTCAATTTTTTAAATAACATATATCGTAGCAAATTGGCTTCCGATCTAAATTCGGCTCCACGCGTTGATACTTTGTTCTCTGCTACTTTTTTAGACAATTCCGAACTTTCAGTCTTTATAAAAAATTACAGTCTGTCGCAGTCCGAAATAGTTATTCTTTTAACCGCTTTGGTGCCGCATGTTTTGCCCGATTTTTTCAATGCTTTAATCGCAGAGTTTCTTCCAAATGGTGGCGAATTTCCTGAATTTGGTGGCGTTAAAGGAAAAAACCACAGGGGAATATTACCCACTGGCGAAACCATTTTATATGTTTTAGGCGGGAAAGATATTGAGAAACGAATGCAGGTGACATCATTTTTTGACGAGTCGCATTTGTTTGCCCGGAAAAATGTGTTGTTTATCGAACAAGTTCCTGCCGGAGAACCAAAAATGAGTGGTAGACTAATCATGGATGAAGAATTTGTTGATTTGTTTTTATCCGAAAAAATTTCGCGACCGAAATTGAGCAGCGATTTTCCTGCTCAGCTCATTAAAACCGATTTGGAATGGAAAGATCTTGTTTTGGCAGAAAATACATTGGAAAGTATTCGTGAGATTGAAACCTGGTTAAATTACAACGAACAATTACTGGAGAATTGGGAATTGAGAGGTAAAATAAAACCCGGATACCGTATTCTGTTTTATGGTCCTCCCGGAACCGGAAAAACAATGACTGCGTGCTTGTTGGGGAAATATACCAAGCGCGATGTTTTTCGTGTTGATTTGTCGATGGTGGTATCGAAATACATTGGAGAAACGGAAAAAAACCTTTCGAAGCTGTTTGATAAAGCGGCTCATAAAAACTGGATCTTATTTTTTGATGAGGCCGATTCAATTTTTGGTAAACGCACCAATGTGCGCGATGCTCACGATAAATATGCCAACCAGGAAGTGTCGTATCTGTTGCAGCGTATTGAAGCTCACGAAGGACTTGTGATTTTAGCTTCAAATATGAAAACAAACATTGATTCTTCGTTTACCCGAAGATTTAATTCATTTGTAGAATTTGAAGCACCCGATGTAAAAGAAAGAGTAAAACTTTGGGAAAATTACATTCCGGAATCCATTCAAAAAAACTCGGAGATTGATTTCAATAAGATTGGGAAGAATTATGAACTTTCAGGTGCAAATATTGTGAATGCCATTCAGTTTGCCGGGTTACAAACTTTACAAAAAAACAATTCAGTTTTAACGGAAGAGGATTTGTTAAGAGGAATAAAAAAGGAATACAAAAAGGAAGGAAAAATGCTTCGTAAAAATTAA
- a CDS encoding DUF4157 domain-containing protein, giving the protein MKTKSNKPDVSGKSSKPFFSNQNDTGFFAPQAKLKVGVPGDIYEQEADRMADLVVNGQSEPESFFAASAPEIQNKTIASDITPLVQKNEEEEEVQTRIELQRQPEEEEEEMVQPKAENSAAMSQNSTEQLLKSNVGNGNVLASGVQAQMENGFGADFSNVNIHTDNQAVQMNRELGAQAFTFGNNIFFNEGKYDPQSTSGKTLLAHELTHTIQQGASVSKNTVQRETAEAAPATEAPVPEEAAVTCDESTERQKEAFINHGMYGPKSVSPTDTNVGGFEASYNPATQILQITVRGKTRFVNGLTLGSSGLVSSGEADLAGLANILNYINDETLNNTLVSSYYSWSDTQKETARINFRQRISETITLWQDSPFLEFQVDEPCWDDILANVHVSIDVQDEGTASYSGRNNSANDHLQVSLVKNPERAEFGEVRTLIADTAQRIGDARLETINTAARLTTGASVDSNRFGNTANTNPYDSEMTLSSNSLLNTPSVTNDFNRSMLRTSVFFENNEWILDDNDKARIDSFIGQFRESDNDTSNSNVTVVGHASILGSTAANRRLVNRRINSVMNYLRTKNFPNIETRVSTENRSDTMAEQYDDNENNAAAFRRVQIIVGTGELQNTVSHEFGHVFGLVDDYVTDDLSPGGTGTPAGTVVDHSTMSEQIGAGRVQSENSDSMMSMGNEVRGQHYGPFGWALKDITNKNWKLI; this is encoded by the coding sequence ATGAAAACAAAAAGTAATAAACCAGATGTTTCAGGGAAAAGCAGTAAACCGTTTTTCTCAAATCAGAATGACACAGGATTTTTTGCGCCACAGGCAAAATTAAAAGTAGGAGTTCCGGGCGATATATACGAGCAGGAAGCCGATCGGATGGCCGATCTTGTCGTGAATGGCCAATCTGAGCCGGAATCATTTTTTGCTGCTTCTGCTCCTGAAATTCAGAATAAAACAATTGCCAGCGACATAACACCGCTGGTACAAAAGAACGAAGAAGAGGAAGAAGTGCAGACCAGAATAGAACTGCAACGACAGCCGGAAGAGGAAGAGGAGGAAATGGTTCAGCCCAAAGCTGAAAATTCTGCAGCTATGTCGCAAAATAGCACAGAGCAACTTTTAAAAAGCAATGTCGGAAATGGAAACGTATTGGCATCCGGAGTTCAGGCACAAATGGAAAATGGTTTTGGAGCCGACTTTAGCAATGTAAATATTCATACCGATAACCAAGCTGTGCAAATGAACAGAGAATTAGGAGCACAGGCTTTTACTTTTGGAAATAACATCTTTTTTAACGAGGGAAAATATGATCCTCAATCCACTAGTGGAAAAACACTTTTGGCCCACGAACTTACACATACAATTCAACAAGGAGCAAGTGTTTCAAAAAATACAGTTCAGCGGGAAACTGCGGAAGCTGCGCCTGCCACTGAAGCACCTGTTCCGGAAGAGGCGGCTGTTACTTGCGATGAATCAACTGAAAGGCAAAAAGAGGCCTTTATCAATCATGGAATGTACGGTCCAAAATCAGTATCTCCAACCGACACAAACGTGGGGGGATTTGAAGCTTCTTACAATCCTGCAACGCAAATTTTGCAAATTACTGTTCGTGGAAAAACGCGGTTTGTTAACGGGTTAACACTAGGCTCTTCAGGATTGGTAAGTTCAGGAGAAGCCGATTTGGCAGGATTGGCAAACATACTCAACTATATAAACGACGAAACCTTAAACAATACTTTGGTTTCGAGCTATTATTCGTGGAGCGACACACAAAAGGAGACTGCCCGAATAAATTTCAGACAAAGAATAAGTGAAACCATAACTTTGTGGCAAGATTCGCCATTTCTCGAGTTTCAGGTTGATGAACCTTGTTGGGATGATATTTTGGCAAATGTTCATGTGTCTATCGATGTTCAGGATGAAGGAACTGCGAGCTACTCGGGTAGAAATAATTCGGCAAATGATCATTTGCAGGTTTCTCTGGTTAAAAATCCTGAACGGGCAGAATTCGGTGAAGTAAGAACACTTATTGCCGACACGGCTCAGCGGATTGGAGATGCAAGATTGGAAACAATTAATACCGCAGCACGTTTAACCACGGGAGCAAGTGTAGATTCAAACCGGTTTGGAAATACCGCCAATACAAATCCTTACGATTCGGAAATGACACTTTCGAGCAACAGTTTATTAAATACTCCGAGTGTTACAAACGACTTTAACCGCTCCATGTTACGCACATCTGTGTTCTTCGAAAATAACGAATGGATTTTAGATGATAATGATAAAGCGAGAATTGATTCTTTTATCGGACAATTTCGCGAGTCAGATAACGATACCTCGAACAGCAATGTAACGGTTGTTGGACATGCTTCTATTTTAGGTAGCACAGCTGCCAACCGGCGCCTGGTTAATCGTAGAATCAATTCAGTTATGAATTATCTGCGTACCAAAAATTTCCCAAATATTGAGACCCGGGTAAGCACCGAGAATCGTTCGGATACAATGGCAGAACAATATGATGATAACGAAAATAATGCAGCAGCATTCAGACGGGTGCAAATAATTGTAGGAACCGGTGAACTGCAAAATACGGTTTCTCACGAGTTTGGTCATGTTTTTGGACTTGTTGATGATTATGTTACCGATGATTTATCTCCCGGAGGAACTGGTACTCCGGCAGGAACTGTTGTAGATCATAGTACTATGTCGGAACAAATTGGAGCCGGAAGAGTACAATCAGAAAATAGTGACAGTATGATGTCGATGGGCAACGAAGTTCGGGGGCAACATTACGGTCCTTTTGGTTGGGCATTAAAAGATATTACTAATAAAAACTGGAAATTAATCTGA